A single genomic interval of Sceloporus undulatus isolate JIND9_A2432 ecotype Alabama chromosome 2, SceUnd_v1.1, whole genome shotgun sequence harbors:
- the TXN gene encoding thioredoxin, producing MSEKEALSFFQDLVAGEKEFEKFLENAGPRLVVIDFSAKWCGPCKMIRPAFHELAVRYENVLFGIVDVDLAKDVADLCNIAAMPTFQFFMKGEKIFELTGANAKKLEKKIKELM from the exons ATGAGTGAAAAAGaggctctttctttttttcaggattTGGTGGCAGGAGAG AAAGAATTTGAGAAGTTTTTGGAGAATGCAGGACCCCGGCTTGTTGTCATTGACTTTTCTGCAAAATGGTGTGGGCCTTGCAAAATGATTCGCCCTGCATTTCAT GAGCTGGCTGTTCGGTATGAAAATGTGCTGTTCGGTATCGTTGATGTGGACTTGGCAAAG GATGTGGCTGATCTTTGCAATATCGCCGCCATGCCAACATTTCAGTTCTTCATGAAAGGAGAAAAG ATTTTTGAACTAACTGGTGCTAATGCAAAAAAACTTGAAAAGAAGATTAAAGAGCTGATGTAA